TGGTTGTGGCAAGTTGTTGGCGCGCAGGAACCAGAGGGGCCCTGGAAGGCAGGTGGCCTGAAGTTCAGGCCACCTGCCACACGATCTCTTGCCACGTTCTGAAGGCGACCTGCTGATGGTGACGGCGATGGCGAGCGGAGACGGTGGAGCGAGCGGGGTGGTGAAGGTTCGCCAAGCGGGCGTGCAGGTCGAGAAAGCCTTGCGCGCGTCGTCGTGAACGGAAGCCGCGCTGCTGACGTTCCTGCCGCCGGGTGGGTCGGTGAGACTGCTCCACCAGGTTGTTGCAGCGCGCTGTGGACATCACCTGGATGTGCTCCACGCTGTGGAGCACGGAAAGTTCGCGCAGAGCTGCGCCGTAACTCCAGAGCTTGTCGGTGTGAATGACCTCCGGCACGTCATATTCCCCCAGCAGCCGCTGGAAA
The sequence above is a segment of the Deinococcus terrestris genome. Coding sequences within it:
- a CDS encoding IS6 family transposase, translating into MHSGEKLPGYRFPLAVIGYAVWLYHRFTLSYRDIEELLLERGIAVTRESIRHWCIKFSDLFAQGLRHREPRRGSRWHLDEMCVDVGGVKQWLWRAVDEHGAVLDVLLQQHRDTAAARSFFQRLLGEYDVPEVIHTDKLWSYGAALRELSVLHSVEHIQVMSTARCNNLVEQSHRPTRRQERQQRGFRSRRRAQGFLDLHARLANLHHPARSTVSARHRRHHQQVAFRTWQEIVWQVA